One Candidatus Methanomethylicota archaeon genomic region harbors:
- a CDS encoding DUF2400 family protein encodes MDEAYERLCDVYLGTSVLGSVRLYSARDSVDREFWALFCALIDFQMPVVSVLNPMLIGLVKHIEKRNLSFLDLIYYAKLAENILKGFEWHSPRGSRIGFTHRFVKIGDIIGLFAAFKRVHEVYGSLGNLVRELYARHKWDSEPMEGVLRGLLGVMQNYGGCPPLIPKGVDSPLKRFNLFFRWLVRPYPDMGLWSFIDKRHLIVSLDLGLQRVLTRAFQLKVALNWRGVLEATKFLRGINPEDPTKYDYVLSRVSIMGYCAKNLARSQCYLCPLINICKSSKLPRIIEAKPLT; translated from the coding sequence ATGGATGAGGCTTATGAGCGTTTGTGTGATGTTTATTTGGGTACTTCTGTTCTTGGTTCTGTTAGGCTTTATTCTGCTAGGGATTCTGTTGATAGGGAGTTTTGGGCTTTGTTTTGTGCTTTGATAGATTTTCAGATGCCTGTTGTCAGTGTTTTGAATCCTATGCTTATTGGTTTGGTTAAGCATATTGAGAAGAGGAATTTGTCATTCCTAGACTTGATATATTATGCTAAACTTGCTGAGAATATTCTTAAGGGGTTTGAGTGGCATTCTCCGAGAGGTTCTAGAATTGGCTTTACACATAGGTTTGTGAAGATTGGCGATATAATTGGCTTATTTGCCGCTTTTAAAAGAGTTCATGAAGTTTATGGTTCTCTTGGAAACCTTGTCAGGGAATTGTATGCTAGGCATAAGTGGGATTCTGAGCCTATGGAGGGGGTTTTGAGGGGCTTGCTTGGGGTAATGCAGAATTATGGTGGATGCCCACCACTAATACCCAAGGGTGTAGATTCACCTTTGAAGAGGTTTAACTTATTCTTTAGGTGGCTTGTTAGACCGTATCCTGATATGGGTTTGTGGAGCTTCATTGATAAGAGGCATTTAATAGTCTCATTGGATTTGGGTTTGCAGAGAGTTCTCACAAGGGCTTTTCAGTTGAAAGTAGCATTGAATTGGCGTGGAGTCTTGGAGGCAACTAAATTTCTGAGGGGGATAAACCCTGAAGACCCAACAAAATACGATTACGTACTCTCAAGGGTTTCAATAATGGGGTATTGTGCAAAGAATTTGGCTAGATCACAATGCTACCTATGCCCACTAATAAACATATGCAAATCATCAAAGTTGCCGAGGATTATTGAAGCTAAGCCATTAACAT
- a CDS encoding AbrB/MazE/SpoVT family DNA-binding domain-containing protein has protein sequence MPGKNLVFKMKRVASTKLMSKFIVTVPKAVREMLDLKPGDYIDWFIEGDRIIITKGERKFEEDK, from the coding sequence ATGCCTGGTAAAAACCTGGTATTTAAAATGAAAAGAGTGGCTTCAACTAAGTTGATGAGTAAGTTCATAGTTACTGTACCTAAGGCTGTTAGGGAAATGTTGGATCTTAAACCTGGCGATTATATAGATTGGTTTATAGAGGGTGATAGGATAATTATAACTAAGGGTGAGAGGAAATTTGAAGAAGATAAGTGA
- a CDS encoding site-specific DNA-methyltransferase, translated as MKKISEFIASGEEDWSFAGEDTKYLTHGFHPYPARMMPLIAKKVIETYALREDDFVLDPFCGSGTVLVESVVHNRNAVGFDINPLAVLIAKAKTTPIDPRKLREKIGEMLREIMLDKSSYPEPKGIPNLYYWFKPEVVKALSKILHYIKKIEDEDMYNFFATAFSYTVWKVSNTRKGEYKLYRMPEEELARWNPDVFFIFKETLIENLKGMEEFYRAVQGKSAKATIYLKDFRESILEDAITLVLTSPPYGDSRTTVAYEQFSRYPALWLGLRRVLDMDVESIGGVRRKGNVAKLGSKTLEEVFNEVYERDPERAWDLYSYFHDMDIAMQKLTKALRKGRSHVVFVIGSRTMRRVKVPTDKILVEMAEKYMLEHEKTIYRRIPSKRLPWKNAPENIPGMKGETIGSESIIIWRY; from the coding sequence TTGAAGAAGATAAGTGAGTTCATAGCTTCTGGTGAGGAGGATTGGAGTTTTGCTGGTGAGGATACGAAATATCTTACGCATGGATTTCATCCATATCCTGCTAGAATGATGCCTCTTATAGCGAAGAAGGTCATAGAAACTTATGCATTAAGGGAAGATGATTTCGTATTGGATCCTTTCTGTGGATCTGGCACTGTGCTAGTAGAGTCTGTTGTTCATAATAGGAATGCCGTGGGATTTGATATTAATCCCCTAGCAGTTTTAATTGCAAAAGCCAAGACGACACCTATAGATCCTAGAAAGCTACGTGAAAAGATAGGTGAAATGCTCAGAGAAATCATGTTAGACAAGTCCAGCTATCCTGAGCCTAAAGGCATACCAAACTTATACTATTGGTTTAAGCCTGAAGTTGTGAAAGCATTATCAAAGATCCTTCATTACATAAAGAAGATCGAGGATGAAGATATGTACAACTTCTTTGCAACCGCATTCTCTTATACTGTTTGGAAGGTCAGCAATACTAGGAAGGGTGAGTATAAATTGTATAGGATGCCTGAAGAAGAACTCGCTAGGTGGAATCCTGACGTTTTCTTCATTTTCAAGGAAACTCTCATTGAGAATTTGAAGGGAATGGAGGAGTTTTATAGGGCTGTTCAAGGTAAGTCTGCAAAGGCAACAATATACCTTAAAGATTTTAGGGAGAGCATATTAGAAGATGCGATTACATTAGTCCTTACATCTCCACCATATGGAGATAGTAGAACCACAGTAGCATATGAGCAATTCTCCAGATATCCAGCTCTATGGCTAGGTCTTAGGAGAGTTCTTGACATGGATGTAGAGTCCATAGGGGGTGTGAGAAGGAAGGGCAATGTGGCAAAATTAGGGTCAAAAACTTTAGAAGAAGTATTTAATGAGGTGTATGAGAGGGACCCTGAAAGAGCATGGGATCTCTATAGCTATTTCCATGATATGGATATAGCCATGCAAAAGTTGACTAAAGCTCTAAGGAAGGGGAGGAGCCACGTCGTTTTTGTTATAGGGAGTAGAACTATGAGGAGAGTTAAGGTTCCAACAGACAAAATATTGGTGGAAATGGCTGAGAAGTATATGCTTGAACACGAAAAGACAATTTATAGGAGGATACCAAGCAAGAGACTCCCATGGAAGAATGCTCCAGAAAACATTCCCGGTATGAAGGGCGAAACTATAGGTTCAGAGTCCATTATAATATGGAGATACTAA